In Paenarthrobacter sp. GOM3, a single window of DNA contains:
- a CDS encoding SRPBCC family protein has translation MGTFRVSTLVAASPERVFATWTDPDRFHEWIGGVTRVTDLEGSMDVPGSRYTVWFGRMASPTEILAVERPRHIRTRFGNTILKGESDVTFGPEGKGTRINQEFVTRGFIAGIFGRLFAMGSYRGSFKGELEAFRKLVELEARGHT, from the coding sequence ATGGGAACGTTCCGCGTGTCCACCCTCGTGGCAGCATCACCAGAGCGCGTCTTCGCGACCTGGACGGATCCGGACCGGTTTCACGAATGGATCGGCGGGGTCACCCGCGTGACCGATTTGGAAGGTTCGATGGACGTGCCCGGCAGCCGCTACACGGTGTGGTTTGGGCGCATGGCCAGCCCCACCGAAATCCTTGCGGTGGAGCGGCCCCGGCACATCCGGACCCGTTTCGGCAACACAATCCTGAAGGGCGAATCGGACGTCACGTTCGGGCCGGAGGGCAAAGGGACGCGGATCAACCAGGAGTTTGTGACCCGGGGGTTCATTGCGGGGATCTTCGGGCGGCTTTTCGCGATGGGGTCGTATCGGGGCAGCTTCAAAGGCGAGCTGGAGGCCTTTCGCAAACTGGTCGAGCTCGAGGCCCGGGGCCACACGTAA
- a CDS encoding amino acid permease: MQQTKLAAESSVLQAAGTALSRGLNVRHIRFMALGSAIGTGLFYGSASAIQKAGPAVLLAYIIGGAAVFMVMRALGEMAVRHPVSGSFGQYASRYLGPFAGFVTGWTYVFEMAIVAIADVTAFSIYMGFWFPQVDRWIWVLAIILFLGAMNLLSVKVFGELEFWFSLIKVVAIIAMIVGGAAIVVFGFQTGDGGAVAPGLGNLVNHGGLFPNGFEGLLAAFAVVMFAFGGIETIGITAGEAADPKKVIPQAVNTVPVRVLLFYVLTLGVLMSIFPWNEIGSSGSPFVQIFDGLGIPAAPHILNAVVITAALSAINSDIFGAGRILFGLAQQGHAPKSFGKISRHGVPWMTVVMMGGILLVGVVLNAVIPEDVFVLIASIATFATVWVWVMILASHVAMKREIKRKGLPASEFGSPLWPTASILTMAFMAMVIVILGVFEDTRVALYVGGTWLALLFVAYKLWVRGDGLRRAELVDETA; this comes from the coding sequence ATGCAACAAACCAAGCTGGCTGCGGAGAGCTCTGTGCTCCAAGCCGCGGGTACGGCGCTCAGCCGAGGCCTCAACGTCCGCCACATCCGCTTCATGGCACTCGGATCCGCGATCGGCACGGGCCTTTTCTACGGCTCCGCCTCCGCCATCCAAAAGGCAGGCCCAGCGGTCCTGCTGGCCTACATCATTGGCGGCGCAGCCGTGTTCATGGTGATGCGCGCGCTCGGCGAAATGGCCGTTCGACACCCTGTGTCTGGTTCCTTTGGCCAGTACGCCAGCCGCTATCTTGGGCCGTTCGCTGGCTTTGTGACCGGGTGGACTTACGTGTTCGAAATGGCGATTGTAGCCATCGCGGACGTCACGGCCTTCAGTATCTATATGGGCTTCTGGTTCCCACAGGTGGACAGATGGATCTGGGTGCTTGCGATCATCTTGTTCCTGGGCGCCATGAACCTGCTCAGCGTGAAGGTGTTCGGTGAGCTCGAGTTCTGGTTCTCGCTCATTAAGGTGGTGGCGATTATCGCCATGATCGTCGGCGGTGCGGCGATCGTCGTGTTCGGCTTCCAAACGGGCGACGGCGGTGCCGTGGCACCGGGGCTGGGGAACCTCGTGAACCACGGCGGTTTGTTCCCGAACGGTTTCGAGGGGCTCCTGGCTGCGTTCGCCGTCGTGATGTTCGCGTTCGGTGGGATCGAAACCATCGGCATCACCGCCGGTGAAGCGGCCGACCCCAAGAAGGTCATTCCGCAGGCGGTTAACACGGTGCCCGTCCGCGTCCTGCTGTTCTACGTACTGACGCTCGGTGTGCTGATGAGCATCTTCCCGTGGAACGAGATCGGCAGCAGCGGCAGCCCGTTCGTGCAGATTTTTGATGGCCTGGGCATCCCTGCGGCGCCGCATATCCTCAACGCCGTGGTGATCACGGCAGCCCTTTCGGCGATCAACAGTGACATCTTTGGAGCCGGGCGCATCCTCTTCGGGCTGGCCCAGCAAGGACACGCCCCCAAGAGCTTCGGCAAGATCTCCCGGCACGGGGTGCCGTGGATGACCGTAGTGATGATGGGCGGCATCCTGCTGGTGGGCGTCGTGTTGAACGCAGTCATCCCAGAGGACGTGTTTGTGCTCATCGCCTCCATCGCCACGTTCGCCACCGTGTGGGTTTGGGTCATGATCCTTGCTTCACACGTCGCAATGAAGCGGGAGATCAAGCGCAAGGGGCTGCCGGCGTCGGAATTTGGTTCGCCACTGTGGCCGACTGCCTCGATCCTGACCATGGCGTTCATGGCCATGGTGATCGTGATCCTGGGGGTCTTCGAGGACACCCGGGTTGCGCTCTACGTTGGCGGAACCTGGCTGGCGCTCCTGTTCGTGGCGTACAAGCTGTGGGTCCGTGGGGATGGCCTGCGCCGCGCTGAGCTGGTGGACGAGACCGCCTGA
- a CDS encoding IclR family transcriptional regulator — protein sequence MTTTPVAPGKATSKVPAAENTLRILKLLASRRGPMAASNIATALGLPRSSVYHLLGVMEANGFVLHLHEEQRYGLGISAFELSSAYSRQEPLSRLGRPMLASLVDVIGESAHLAVLHGRDVLYIVEERAKNRPSLVTDVGVRLPSHLTASGRAILAALPKSQVRALYPNAAAFTSRHEVEFPIMKYSALSSHLDQVRQRGYATENGEITPGFGSIAAAVTDHVGWPTAAVAVTFLEDKVPAEQWPVLAARIRKAADELSVRIHGRPAG from the coding sequence ATGACAACCACGCCAGTAGCGCCAGGGAAGGCCACGTCCAAGGTCCCGGCTGCCGAGAACACCCTGCGGATCCTGAAACTGCTGGCCTCGCGCCGGGGTCCCATGGCGGCGTCGAATATTGCCACGGCGCTCGGCCTGCCGCGATCAAGCGTGTATCACTTGCTCGGCGTCATGGAAGCCAACGGCTTCGTCCTTCACCTGCACGAGGAACAGCGCTACGGGCTGGGCATCAGCGCCTTCGAACTCAGTTCGGCATACTCGCGCCAGGAACCACTTTCCCGGCTTGGCCGGCCCATGCTCGCCTCGCTGGTTGACGTCATCGGCGAAAGCGCGCACCTCGCCGTGCTCCACGGTCGCGACGTCCTCTACATCGTGGAGGAACGCGCCAAGAACCGCCCCAGCCTGGTAACCGACGTCGGCGTCCGCCTTCCCAGCCACCTCACGGCCTCCGGCCGCGCCATCCTTGCCGCGCTGCCCAAGTCGCAGGTACGGGCCCTCTACCCCAACGCTGCGGCCTTCACCTCCCGGCACGAAGTCGAGTTCCCCATCATGAAGTACTCCGCCTTGTCGTCCCATCTCGACCAGGTAAGACAACGCGGCTACGCGACGGAAAACGGCGAAATCACCCCAGGGTTCGGTTCAATCGCCGCCGCGGTAACCGACCATGTGGGATGGCCGACGGCGGCAGTCGCCGTCACGTTCCTGGAGGACAAAGTGCCGGCTGAGCAGTGGCCGGTCCTTGCCGCCCGCATCCGGAAAGCGGCGGACGAACTGTCGGTGAGGATCCACGGCCGCCCTGCAGGCTAA